The DNA segment TATTCTGAAATAGagttaaaatttttaaataactgtaaCATTTTATAAATTTTGCTAATATCAACATGTTCACAATAATCTGATACCATAAAGTGACTGACTTTTTTTAATGGACTCTCATTATTACTGTATTTCTTTATCTTGCGTTTTTAGCTTGAATCGACAAGTGTTGATGCGTAAAAATTATGacataaagctaaaaaaaaaagccaaattagCTAAAGAGCAAGATAGTAAGTAGCATTTATTACACAAACTATAATACAATAAACATGTAACATGTTAAAAGAAATTGCACTTGTTTACCTGCAGTAGCCCCGTTACCTCCCTGCGTGCCTTCTTTTGTGTTTCCCACTGCTCTCCCGTCTTTTAATGTTCAAAGACTGAAATTGTGCAGTTAAAGAAGTAGAGACAAAAGATTTGTTGGGGGAAAATTACTGGGCACTTGTTTGCAGTGCATGCTGCACACATGGCAAAAACATACTTCCTTTTGCACAAGTTACCTTGAGACAAGGACAGTACATTTCATGTTTCAACAGTAAGGGGATGCTCTTCATGTTGTTTGTGAATCTGGCcttctgttttcattcattaaatCTCATTTTTGTCCAATTTTTTTGACTAGTTTGCTGTTCTTTGACAAGGTCATGGCCTTTCTGGAGCTAAGCAttgttgtatttcttttttttttctaatttttttgcTGTATTCTACAATCATCCTCCTCTCTTTTGTATTCTGTCCCATGCTGCAGTACAGTGAATGTCTCCATCGTTATGGCAATATTAAGAAACTCTTAGTTAGGACTTAAAATGTTATGCAACCCCCACCACACCAACACTCTAAGCTGTCAGTTAGTTAACTGGCTGAAGGTCAGGCTTAGATTATGCCCCTGGGTAATGAATATGACGCTTTGTTGAACAAGAAGTAAACATATGCCCCTGGGGGTAGGAATtaacggacacacacacacacacacacacactctctctctctctcttttaccaAGCATATGTAGAGTGAATGGGGCTTATTATACACCTGCAAGTGGGGTCAAAGTCTGTCAATCCCTAGCTTATGGTATTATGATAGATTTTAGAATCACTCTCTAATGGCAGTCATTCAGTTTGTAATCTCAGCAGCTTGATGCAAAAGCACTCAACGTTCCAGCTAAGGGTCTGTTGAAAATAAGGCCTTCTCCTCATTCATTCCTCACTTCCCTCTTTCCCAAAGGTCTTATGACAAGTCAGCTGTTAGTGACATCACAGATGCAGGATCATATGTCAGAAACCTTTGCTGCCTGACTTATATCCCTTGCAACcatggccacttgaggccaAAAGAGCGGCGAGAGGCCCCGGGGGGTGGAGGCAGGGGCACTCTTCAGAGCAAGAACATCTGACCCGTGTgtgagtttgtttgtgtgggCAACCAGACTGTGCGCATCTTGTCATCAGCTTGAGAAGACATCTatcatgtgcatgtgtgcatgtgtgtgtgaattaaaAGTCCAGGTTCTGTGTATGTGAGTATCTGGGTTATGGTGATCGGGGGGCATGACAATTAGTGAGCATGGCCCTTGTGAAAAAATATTCAGAAATACTTGTTTGTGGAATTTCAAGTCAAGTTTTGATCACAAGGTAGTAGCTCCACCTAAAGTCAGCTTTGCAAATTACACTAAAGTTCATTATGTGATAATAtttaaattcttcttcttctttttttttttagaaaataaattaatcctaaaaaaattaagacaccacttaatacacacacaaaaaccttgCTAGGTCTCATGTTGATTACAAATTTCACTTTTACAATTGTCTGCTCGTTGTGTCTCTAGCACTGTTCTGATGAGCATGTGCCACGACTGCACAGTTTTTTGACTGCCTGTAACGCTTCACTGGGGAAAATAATCTCATGTCATAATCCGTTTTATGAACCTACAATGAAACTTGGAAGATTGTGATGTTACATTTCTTAGAAATGACCCTGTTAGGGAGAGATCATTGCTAATATCTGCACACTGTCCTATAGTATGGAAGTTCTCATCCCCAAAATGATCTGGACCAAGTGTGTATAACATAAGGCCAatcaaagactccaatctggcccactggaaaatgaaaaatgatgcaGATTGTGAAGTTCTTACTATAagttaaaattttgtttttacagcttttcctactaAAGACTTTCCCTGTGGTCTTTCGTACTACACCATAGTAAATaagtaatatataaatattttaatgacaGAAATGCTCCTGTTTTTCCCTATCTGGTGTAGAATCTCTATTTTTTATAGAGGAAAAAGGGACATTTTCTTAGTTTCTAAATTAACAAAAAGTTAGTTCTGTTATTTCAGGACAGTCTGGGCAATGAGCTGTCTaaaccttttctgtttttaagtaTGCCTGTTTCTTACATTTTAAGACCAAAatcatgctgacagatttcctCAATTTCTTTATCACATAGAAAAAGGGGAATGCACtttatttaaattcttttttcttaattgaACATATCTGAGGGATTCAATAATTAGTTAAActactttacactgacagaaaggcaaGTTTCGCTTGAGGTCGAAGTGAGCTGTTAAATGAGTTGACATTCCTGATCTAGGGCGGTTGAAACCCGATGATGCCGCTAGATGGCAGCACCGAGCCATGTAAAATTTAACAGCATCATAAAAGCTACTCCCCCGGTAGAGTCGCATTTTAAAAGCCCTAAACACAAGGAAAAGGAGTAAGAGAGCTTACTAAATAGAAGCAATCTCTAAACATGATCAGTCATTAGTAGCAGATAGCAGCACAGaatgaaaacaagaacaaagcCGGCAGACTGCGCTTTATTAACAAATGAAGGGATTATATTAAAGACACTTGAAACTGTTAACGTCATTATTAGTCTTTCAATGATGAAGGAAGGAATATTCTGATAGGAAATATAAGTGTAATAAGTTGTGAATAGAAAATGAAACAAGTTGTCACAGGCCTCTGTACAAACTAAGTGCAACCAATTATTCAGTAGCTTGTATAACAATCCTCAGCAATGACACTTAAAAAGACACTGAAATAACGACTgtcgctgttttatttttgagtaaaacaTATGCAGgtttcctcttaaaaaaaacaaacaaaaaacaggacttCAAATTAACGAGGGAACCTGAAAGCAGCTCCGTCGCCAAAGCAACGCTTACCAAACAGACTCTACAGGACTGCTGCGGACGACTTTAACTGTACAACGTTTAATGACTTTTTAGTAATTTTTACAACATCGTCAAACAATGGAAGAAGCTGGCAAAGTGCATGAAGAGGCGCCCGAACCTCCTGTGTTGTCCGACAATCAAGTGGATAAGAAGGGGTAACCTGCAGCTTACTGTGGCTAAACACTGCGATAGACGGGACAACGACAACTACCTTGAAAGCGCCGTTGCacgttgtttgtgtgtgtgtgtgtgtgtgtgtgtgtgtgtgtgtgtgtgtgtgtgtgtgtgtgtgtgtgtgtgtgtgtgtgtgtgtgtgttttaaatctgACCGTTTAATAAATACGATGAACTCTGTCACTTTGCAGTTTGGCCCATTTTTGTTGATACTTTGCTCATTTGAGTTGAACGCtgctcatgtaaaaaaaaaaagaaagtggaacAACGAATGTTTTAAAAGCTGTAAAAGCCTCAcagttatattttattacatCAGTTGAACacagatatataaaaaataacctCTAATAATCAAAAGACCACAGTTACATGTCGTAAATCTTTTCTTAGTGTCCCAGGTGATTAAGTAAAGCGTAAAGTTAACCTGATATCACTCTACAGATGGTAACTATATTGTATGTTTATAGGGCCTCCAGTTTTAAGGGAAAGAAAGACCCCACTGAGGAGGGGAATGAGGAGCTGAAGAGCAAAATGGAAGAAGAAAAGACGGACGTTAAAAAGGTggttttttcatgtttccctGTCCCCTACCTCTGCAGGATTAGTGAAACAATTGAAATGTGtatgtctggacttcttttggGTTTGTGAAGAGATTTCAGATTTCACCTTCATCAGATTTCATCCACGAGATCTCTTTAGTTCCAAAAACCTGATGGAGAGTGACAGACAATTAAACCCTTTTCTGTTGTCCCCCTGGAGTGTAATCATGTGAGTTCTTAAGAGTCACATGATGAACCTAGGTGTGAACATGGTGTGAATCCTGTCACATGATGTCCAGTTCAATTCAATGAAATTCAAGATGTGAATCTTTTGTAAGACATTAGCTCATCCTGCTTTAAGATATTGATATTGCAGCCTTGAGAGACCTTCCCAGGCACTTTAACCTTCACTAACACCTCATCCTCTATAATGAGATCCATGCCTTGttcacaccttggcttgtgTGACTCTTAATGACTTGCATGATTGCAAGGTGGTTCGAGGACTCTCAGGACACCAACAGGAGGACAATGTCATTAGGGGTTAAATACCGGCAGCTTGACACCagtttttagaactgaagagaCTTCATGGATGAGAGGTGAGttgtcacaaaacaaaaaagttgccTTCATTTTAAGGCAGGGCAGCTTAGGATCAATTTACATTTCACTCCAAATAAGCTTTGCGAGGCAAAAGTACTAACAGGACTAGAAAGAGGAATCAAATTTCTCTCATATCAAGTTCTCTTCATTGGttccctgaatttaaataaTTCTTTCTTGTCAGTTTTGAATAGCGATATCTTACCCATCATATCTTAAAGACCCTATAGTACCATAATATATAACCTGTGGCTTCTAGAGCTTCTAAAACTAGAATCAGAGCCACAGCCTTCAACTATCAGGACACTGTACTGTGGATCTTGCTCACAGTTCGGATTCAGGACATAAACATCTGTTGATGAAACTAGGCTACGAAGAGAGGTGATGATCAGTCAGCAGCAGAGAAAGATCTCTACAGATCATGACAGTGTCGGTGGAAAAATATAGAGAAGGTCAGAAAGATCTTCAGTGTGTCTTCgtggatctagagaaagcaTCTGATGGGGTGCCAAGAGGGGAACTGTGCCACTgcatgaggaagtcaggagtggcagagaagtatgtgagggAGGTGGAAGACATGTACAGCGAGACAGTGGAGAGATGTGGAGTACGAGTGACACATGGGTTCAAAGCGGATCAGCTCTAAGCCCCATCTTATTAGCAGTGATGATGGACAGGTTGACTAATGAGGTTAGGCAGGAGCTTCTGTGAACCATGATGTTTGCAGACGATATtctgatctgtagtgagaggaGGAAAAGGTGAAAGAGAGGAACGATGGAAGTATGCAGTGAAAACAAGAGGAGTGAAGGTCAGTAGAAACAAACCAGAATACAAGCGTCTGAATGAAAGGGACACTGGTGGAAAGGTGAAGAATAGAGATAGTGAAGGtatatgagtttaaatacctggggtcatCCATCCAAAGGAACAAACATTATATCAGAGGGTTAGGTCATGATTTTGTGTTCTTGACTCTTATTGTGATTGCTATGTTGGAATGAAATAATTAAATCCATTAAAGCGAGTGGCCAAAGGAGAGGCAGCATTATAATATCCACTAAAATAGATCTTtataactgaaactgaaaacaaaactgaagttattGCAAAAGATGAAGTCCAATCACTAAATGGACACTACCACAATCAGATGTAGCTTTCTTAAATTCTTAtgagatgtatttattttgatttgtcCCACTTTCACTGCTCAGAGGATAATGAGCCTGCAGAAACGTCTGACCACATTAGTGACCAACATTCAAACTGCAGCGGACGCCAAAGAGATGGAGCGAAGGTCAGGGATGGAGGACAACTGCAGAATTAGGTACGTCTTTTAAATTGTTCTCAGTGTTCAAATCACGCTTTCTCCCATGCAGAACACCCAGTGCTAAAGTGGCTGATGTTAAATTATGATATTCTTTCCCATCAAACAGAGAGGAGCGACTGAAAGATGATGCTAAGGCCTGTCAGGAAAAGGTTGAGGAGATCAGAAAAGGGTGGTCGATAGTTAATCAAAAGGTGGTTCATTCAGAACTGCAGAGTGTCCTggacagccagcagcagctgtgtgctgcAGTGATAGAAGACAAGAAAAAACTCATAAGGGAGCTCCAATGGGTAAATTATACACAAATGAGTAAAAGCATGATTTCATGGAGTTTGCATTTGTACCTCAAAGCCATTGTTTATAACTTGGTTCCCTTTTCTGCACTGTGCTGAACAGGAGCGCCGGGTCAAAGAGGATGAGTATTTGAAGAACTTGAGAAGGCTCGATGAGGAGATCAAACTGATGCTCGACAGGATGCAGCAACAGTTTCAAAACCTGTCCAAGGCCTACAGAGAGGAGCTCACACAACTTCAGGTAGAACCAGATCTGAGTCACAAAGGAGCTTTAAATGATTTTTAGTGCATCTGAATCAGTGAGCTGATCACATCTTTGCCTTATTTcagtttgactttttgtttttaactccgCTTAGTTACGGTTAGTTTCTAttgtgggtttgtgtgtttcagtttaGATTTTacttgtttgaaaatgtttagtttttcttttagttgagtttttattagtttcagtttaggaAAATCACTGCAGGTATTACGATAAAAACAAATCCAGTGTCTGCATAAatacatcaagacatcacgtcTTGTGTCATGCACTTATGCATACTGCATATATCTACTGCTTACTTTGCTTGTAAAAAGCGGTTATTTGAGGTACTGCTCCCTtcttatcagctcaaagcagtctggctgtTTTCCTGTAACTTCTATCATCAacgaggcattttcacccagggAACTACCACTCACCAATTATTTTCTCTATTTCAAagcattctctgtaaaccttagagatggttgtgcagCAATATCCCATTATATCTATGTTATCTAGATTCTTATTAATAATCTAATGATTGTCCTGTTTTTGGCAGGCAGTTTATCAGCAGGAAATTGAAGTCTTACTTGCTAAAGACAAGGCTAAGCTGAAAGAACATATGAAGGAACATTGGGACACAGAGGTTAGgattatttaaattaattcaCATACACTTAACTTCTCATTGATGCTAATATGTTACATATATCAGCTCTGTATGTAATGAATGTAACCTATTTCTAGCTGGAGAGtctgatggagaggaggaggatggtagAGGAGTCTGAAAAGACAGTTCATGATGTTATGTTGGAGAATACCACCAAAATCAAACTCATGCAGCTGGAAGAAAATGCAAAGTCTCAGGTTTGTTTTACCCCAGTGCTTTATTACAATATGATGAAGCCTGGATGTTCTTTGGTGCTGAACATGCCATAGAGTGGTAGTGGTTGTGCTGCAAAAAATAAGATCAGTGTTTTACCACTCGATGTAAATGAACGCTCAGTCTTGAGATTGCTTTTCTTGCTTTTACAGGCTCGGCTGAGAGAACAACAACAGATGAAAGGCAaatctgtaattttaaattttaaacaacTTGAACATGGCAACAAGAATGCAGCATATAATGCCAAGCTGGGAGAAATGAAGGGCAAAATATTAGGGTATTACAGTTTTTGCAGATAGaaatacacataaatacacatacatGTCCAAGTTATGATGGTATCTTTTTGTTTCAGCTCTTCGAAAGAGGTGAAAAACTTAAAAACCAAGTATGCCAAACAAAAGGACAAGTTTATGAAGCAGAGACAGTATTTGTGTGAGGTCCAAAAACGTTCCCGCCAGCACTATGAACGCATACAGAAGGAAGTCAGGTAAGTaagtgttaataataataataataataatgataataatattaaaaataataacctaatttttttttttttttctgttcaactTCAACCCTTCCTTGCTTCATGTAGGTACACCACAGCCGCTGATGCCCGAAAGTTTGAGGAGATGTGGGTAATGATGGAGGAAGAGGTGACACAGCTAGCGGAGAAGGCTTTGGCCATTGACTCTCTGATCTGCAAGCACCTTGGTTTAGCCTGGGAATGTCCTTCAGCTGCCTTCATGGAGTCACCTGGTCCCCGCAGATCTCAGGAGCATGACACTAACCCCACCAGTCACCCCTTGCAAACCAGGCATCTTTCACACTGCAGCCAGAggatgatggatgcatcagtCGGGCCCAGCCTGGAGAGGGACTCAGAGCACGGCACAGGGGTGGAGGAAGGGGAGCTATCCTCAGAGATGCTGATGAAAGCGATGGAGCTGCTTTGTGATGAAATGGTTAGAAACAAGTCCACAGGTTGTGTTTATGAATGATGACAGTATGGAGGCGGTTGTTGTAGAACGGGGCATGAATTGCACATGTTCCTTAGACATCCACAGATGTGCAGTATTTATATCATACTAGACACGTCAGTAACATGTCAGTAATTACATGAGAAATTTTTGTCAAGCTAAGCTTTTCTAATTAAGCTTTGGTACAGATTAAACAAGAACAAAGTTAAATGATGAGCTTTAGCAGGGCTGATACATTTTGGGATGTTATTTAATTTGGAAATTTGAGAATAAGCTCAGGAAGCTAGAGCAATAAAACCATTTAATAACATTTCATAACTACACAATACAAATTATGCCTTTTATTGCAGGGTAAAAAACAAAGTACAATTATATATGGAAAATATTCACATTTGACAAAGCAGATGACTTAAGTAGGGTGTTAGCAGTATATCTCAGTTTTTGCATAGTCAGTCAGGTATTATTATAGAGAAACACTACTTTtgtaaaaccaaagaaaaaaacagataaaaaaatgcaaaattgcaGTTACAAGAGCCTTTAAGATAAATATCTTCCTCCCAACTTAGGGATTCCTGGTGGAAGATAAACTGCGGAAGCTGCTGGCCCCCATGGAGAAAAATGAACAGACCACTGTGAAGCTGCATTCTCTCTTTGCTGTGAGTTCACATTTAGTGctccttttcatgtttttcatgtaGTTACTATTGAAAAtcacacatgctgttttctcttttagGTTCTGGGTCTTGAAGAAAAGGATTTAGCCAAGTTGGCTGAGTTTTTACTCATGTACAAACGTCAACAAGGAGAGCAGACTGTGGTGAGGAATCGAATGAGCAGTGGGCTTGTACTGAATATGGCCTTTGTGATTAGACAACTACTGTTCTTGTatcttctgtcagtgtttttgttctggCTGCAGGGTCATTTTGTTGAGGAGGCAGAGGCCATGGAGAACAGCGCCACAGCTGATTCAACCTCCAGACTCATCAACCCTAACAACATCTTGCCTGCTTTACGATGTTTCCTTGAGCAGCACAGGAAGTAAGACTACATATTGAATCATCAGTCCCATGTCTCTTCCTCTGTGTGAGTGTTTTATACTAATTTTTTCCTGTTGCGCTTTGAAAACGGAGGTCTGTCCACGAGCGTTCCAGTTTAAGCCATCCAGCTAGAGATACCTCAGTGGAAGAAGCCTACTGGGATAGGCTTGGCAACATTATCACTGAGGACAAACTCAAGCTGTGGGATGCAGCAGAAAGGGAATTAAAGCAGTATGAGTGAGTAACACCTACACTGAAAGCAGGAATACCTCTGAATCAGATCagtcatttttgtgtgtgtgtgtctttccagAGAGGTCCTGATGGATATCTCTGAGCTTGTCCCTGAAACTGAGCTCCTGAGGCAGCAGAACACTAAGCTGCGGATGCAGCTGCAACAGATACTCAGCAGTACGTGCACTTATGTTTAAGTTTACAGCACTGTAATCTAGTGCGAATAAGAATAATGATAAAACATAGGGCCTTTACCATCATAGCACAGGGTGTATCAAAAAGAATCACCAaatttcaaagtgctttaactgTTCACCGGCATCGAGCGACACACGTACTGTTAGAAAGAGTGAGTTTGATGTGGTGACATTATTACAGCAATGACTCCAGATACTCGCAAAAGTGTGGGATGAGTTTGACAATCACATGGACGTATGCTGGGAGGACACATTGAGCAAACTGGAAGTTTTGtatgtaaaactttatattCAGCCACGTATTTTAAAATTACTGTCTATTACTATTAAAATATAGGCTTTTGAAATCAGACAATTCTTTTTTGATACACCCTGTATATTAAAACAGGAAGCTTTGatcatttataataataattagtggTTAATGCTACAAATGATTAACTATCCAGCTTtttcaatgcaaacattttcagatttcagATTTGACTGAATTTTAGAGTGTTTTTGACTGAATGAACAGATCATTTAATCTGAATACCTCTTATACCTCTGGCCAATTCtgggtattattattattattgttattaatttcAAGTACTTACTTCCAATACAATGAAtaattaaatgataaaataagaaACATTTATCAAATTAAACTATAATCATAGCAATCAGTAAAACAAAAGGGCTTTAAAATCCCAACTGAGCAGAACATCATGGATCTAACatcttctctgcctctctgacAGGTACCCGGAGCTCTAATTAATGAATAATCACTGTGGAGTCCGAGAGCACTGGAAGCGCCtttgtgttaatttaaaaaaaaaccaaaaaaaaaaaaccccattaaatGATAATGTAGTgtgagattttttatttatttattttttacaaatgtaaaagaaaaatagtcTTACAGTGTAGTTAATCAAACACATACAGTGTGGTTCAGTGTAAACAACAGTACAcagaggatgtgtgtgtggttcGTCTCTACCCAGCAATGTTAAACAGCTTGTGGCTGAGCGCTGAgggcagagagaagaagagcagaACCAGAAAGAGCAGACCCAGTACAGCAACCAGCAGCATCACACAGTGCAGCTTGTAGTGCCTCCAGGCCAGGATACACATCGTCCTCACTGGAGCCAGCAGCCACGACATGCTGGCATTGGGGCGACTGCAAAGACAGATTCATAAATCAAACA comes from the Astatotilapia calliptera chromosome 15, fAstCal1.2, whole genome shotgun sequence genome and includes:
- the drc1 gene encoding dynein regulatory complex protein 1 isoform X1, whose amino-acid sequence is MEEAGKVHEEAPEPPVLSDNQVDKKGASSFKGKKDPTEEGNEELKSKMEEEKTDVKKRIMSLQKRLTTLVTNIQTAADAKEMERRSGMEDNCRIREERLKDDAKACQEKVEEIRKGWSIVNQKVVHSELQSVLDSQQQLCAAVIEDKKKLIRELQWERRVKEDEYLKNLRRLDEEIKLMLDRMQQQFQNLSKAYREELTQLQAVYQQEIEVLLAKDKAKLKEHMKEHWDTELESLMERRRMVEESEKTVHDVMLENTTKIKLMQLEENAKSQARLREQQQMKGKSVILNFKQLEHGNKNAAYNAKLGEMKGKILGSSKEVKNLKTKYAKQKDKFMKQRQYLCEVQKRSRQHYERIQKEVRYTTAADARKFEEMWVMMEEEVTQLAEKALAIDSLICKHLGLAWECPSAAFMESPGPRRSQEHDTNPTSHPLQTRHLSHCSQRMMDASVGPSLERDSEHGTGVEEGELSSEMLMKAMELLCDEMGFLVEDKLRKLLAPMEKNEQTTVKLHSLFAVLGLEEKDLAKLAEFLLMYKRQQGEQTVGHFVEEAEAMENSATADSTSRLINPNNILPALRCFLEQHRKSVHERSSLSHPARDTSVEEAYWDRLGNIITEDKLKLWDAAERELKQYEEVLMDISELVPETELLRQQNTKLRMQLQQILSSTRSSN
- the drc1 gene encoding dynein regulatory complex protein 1 isoform X2, whose protein sequence is MSLQKRLTTLVTNIQTAADAKEMERRSGMEDNCRIREERLKDDAKACQEKVEEIRKGWSIVNQKVVHSELQSVLDSQQQLCAAVIEDKKKLIRELQWERRVKEDEYLKNLRRLDEEIKLMLDRMQQQFQNLSKAYREELTQLQAVYQQEIEVLLAKDKAKLKEHMKEHWDTELESLMERRRMVEESEKTVHDVMLENTTKIKLMQLEENAKSQARLREQQQMKGKSVILNFKQLEHGNKNAAYNAKLGEMKGKILGSSKEVKNLKTKYAKQKDKFMKQRQYLCEVQKRSRQHYERIQKEVRYTTAADARKFEEMWVMMEEEVTQLAEKALAIDSLICKHLGLAWECPSAAFMESPGPRRSQEHDTNPTSHPLQTRHLSHCSQRMMDASVGPSLERDSEHGTGVEEGELSSEMLMKAMELLCDEMGFLVEDKLRKLLAPMEKNEQTTVKLHSLFAVLGLEEKDLAKLAEFLLMYKRQQGEQTVGHFVEEAEAMENSATADSTSRLINPNNILPALRCFLEQHRKSVHERSSLSHPARDTSVEEAYWDRLGNIITEDKLKLWDAAERELKQYEEVLMDISELVPETELLRQQNTKLRMQLQQILSSTRSSN